The DNA window CCTGCGCCGTGCCGAGGCGGACGAGATCGAGATCGCGGTGGCGTTCCTCGCCGGCCGCCTCCGCCAGGGACGGATTGGAATCGGTGGCGCGGCGCTCCAGTCCGCTGCCGGCGGAGCGTCACGGGAGCCCGTCCTGACGCTCTCCGAGGTCGACGAGACCATGAGCCGGTTCCTGGCCCTCTCCGGCCGCGGCTCGGTCTCCGCGCGCTCCTCGTTGCTCTCCTCGCTCTTCTCGCGCGCCACGCGCGAGGAGTCGGACTTCCTGGCTCGGCTCCTCGTCGGCGAGGTCCGGCAGGGTGCGCTGGGCGGCCTCATGGAGGAAGCCGTCGCGCGCGCGTCCGGGATCCCCGTCGCGGAGATCCGGAGGGCCCATTTCTTCGCGGGCTCGCTCGAGACGGTGGCGCGAGCTGCGCTCACCGAGGGACGCGCGGGACTCTCGGGCTTTCGCGCCGACCTCTTCCGCCCGCTCGCGCCGATGCTCGCCCAGCCGGGAGGAGACCTGGACGAGTCCCTTCGATCGCTCGGCGAGGCGGCCCTCGAGTACAAGCTGGACGGAGCCCGGATCCAGATCCATCGTCTCGGAGACGACGTGCGCGTCTACTCGCGGCGGCTCCATGACGTGACGCCGGCCGTGCCCGAGATCGTGGAGGTGGCGCGCGCGCTCCCCGCCCGTGAGATGATCCTGGACGGGGAGGCGATCGCGTTGCGTCCCGACGGAACCCCGCATCCCTTCCAGGTCACGATGAGCCGGTTCGGACGCAGGCTGGACGTGGCGCGCTCGCGCGAGACGCTTCCGCTTCGCGCGTTCCTGTTCGACGCGATCCGGCTGGACGGCCAGGACCTGCACGACCTGCCCGCCAGGGAGCGGTTCCGCGCGCTCCGCTCCGTGGCGGAAGGCCTCGCGGTGCCGCAGCGCGTGACCTCGGATCCGGCCGAGGCCGAGGCGTTCTTCGATGAGGCGCTGCGCGCCGGGCACGAAGGGGTCATGATGAAGGGGCTCGATTCCCGCTACGAGGCGGGACGGCGCGGCGGGGGCTGGCTCAAGATGAAGCCGGCCCACACCCTCGACCTGGTCGTGCTCGCGGCGGAGTGGGGACACGGCCGGCGCACGGGGTGGCTCAGCAACCTCCACCTGGGAGCGCGCGATCCGGGGAGCGGGAGCTACGTGATGCTGGGAAAGACCTTCAAGGGGATGACGGACGAGATGCTCGAGTGGCAGACGCGCCGGTTCCGGGAGATCGAGACGGACACCGACGGGACCACGGTCCACGTGAGGCCGGAGGTGGTGGTCGAGGTGGCCTTCAACGACGTGCAGGCGAGCCCGCAGTATCCGGCAGGGATCGCGCTCCGGTTCGCGCGGGTGAAGCGCTACCGCCCCGACAAGACTCCCGCCGAGGCGGACACGCTGGATCGCGTGCTCGCGCTCGCACACCCCGGAACGAAGCGGCGCGCCGGATCCGCCGAGCGCGCCGCGGCCGGGGAGGCCGCGCCATGAGCGGCTTCTTCCGGGGCCGCACGTACGACGATTTCCTCTTCCGCCCCCAGAAGGGGCGGGTGCGCTCGCGCGGCGCCGTGTCGCTCACGTCGCGGCTCACCGAGGGGATCGGGCTCGAGCTCCCGATCGTCTCCGCGAACATGGACAGCGTCACCGAGTCGGACATGGCGCGCGTCATGGCCCTCGAAGGGGGGATCGGCATCGTGCATCGTGCCCTCCCCATCGAAGAGCAGGCCCGCGAGGTGGAGCGGGTCAAGCGGAGCCACGGCTGGATCGTCGAGGAGCCGATCCGGCTCCCGCGCACGGCGACGGTTCGCGAGGCGCGCGAGACGACGCGCCGGCATGGCGTGACGGGACTCCTGATCGAAGAGGAGCGCGGCAGCGGCGTGCTCGCCGGGCTTCTCTCGAAGCGCGACATGCCGTGGGAGGGCGAGCACGAGCAGGAGCCGGTGGAGCGGTTCATGACGCCGGTCGCGCGTCTCCACACCCGGCGGCCGGGCGTGAGCCCCGAGGAGGCATCGCGCCTTCTCTACGAGCACAAGATCGAGAAGCTCCCGCTCGTGGACGAGCGCGGACGCATCCAGGGACTCATCACGAAGAGCGACATCCTCCTCTCGCGGGAGCGGCCCGGCTCGACGAAGGACCGGAAGGGGAGGCTCGTGGTCGCGGCCGCGGTCGGCGCGCGCGGCGACTACCTGGAACGCGCCGAGGCGCTCCTCGCCGCGGGCTCCGACGCGATCCTCGTGGACATCGCGCACGGACACTCGGAGGTGATGGAGGAGGCGGTCCGCGCCCTCCGCTCCCGGTTTCCGGAGGTCGAGCTGATCGCCGGCAACGTCGGGACCGAAGAGGGAGCGAGGTTCCTGCTCGAGCTGGGCGTCGCCGCGATCAAGGTGGGGATCGGCCCCGGGCGGGGCTGCAGAACGCGTCTCGAGACGGCGGCCGGGGTTCCGCAGCTCCAGGCGATCCACGAGACGTGGCGCGCCGTGGGGAGCCGCGTTCCGGTGATCGCGGACGGAGGCGTCCGGAACGACAAGGACATCTTCCTCGCGCTCGTGTGCGGCGCGTCCTCGGTCATGCTGGGAAGCCTCCTCTCCGGAACGGACGAGGCTCCGGGGCACGTGATCGAGGATCCCGCGACGCGCGAGAAGCGGAAGATCTATCGAGGCATGACGTCGCCGCAGGCGGTCTTCCAGGCCCTCTACGACGA is part of the Candidatus Eisenbacteria bacterium genome and encodes:
- a CDS encoding ATP-dependent DNA ligase, whose translation is MLLGELVATSARVGASSRRLEKIGLLSELLRRAEADEIEIAVAFLAGRLRQGRIGIGGAALQSAAGGASREPVLTLSEVDETMSRFLALSGRGSVSARSSLLSSLFSRATREESDFLARLLVGEVRQGALGGLMEEAVARASGIPVAEIRRAHFFAGSLETVARAALTEGRAGLSGFRADLFRPLAPMLAQPGGDLDESLRSLGEAALEYKLDGARIQIHRLGDDVRVYSRRLHDVTPAVPEIVEVARALPAREMILDGEAIALRPDGTPHPFQVTMSRFGRRLDVARSRETLPLRAFLFDAIRLDGQDLHDLPARERFRALRSVAEGLAVPQRVTSDPAEAEAFFDEALRAGHEGVMMKGLDSRYEAGRRGGGWLKMKPAHTLDLVVLAAEWGHGRRTGWLSNLHLGARDPGSGSYVMLGKTFKGMTDEMLEWQTRRFREIETDTDGTTVHVRPEVVVEVAFNDVQASPQYPAGIALRFARVKRYRPDKTPAEADTLDRVLALAHPGTKRRAGSAERAAAGEAAP
- a CDS encoding IMP dehydrogenase: MSGFFRGRTYDDFLFRPQKGRVRSRGAVSLTSRLTEGIGLELPIVSANMDSVTESDMARVMALEGGIGIVHRALPIEEQAREVERVKRSHGWIVEEPIRLPRTATVREARETTRRHGVTGLLIEEERGSGVLAGLLSKRDMPWEGEHEQEPVERFMTPVARLHTRRPGVSPEEASRLLYEHKIEKLPLVDERGRIQGLITKSDILLSRERPGSTKDRKGRLVVAAAVGARGDYLERAEALLAAGSDAILVDIAHGHSEVMEEAVRALRSRFPEVELIAGNVGTEEGARFLLELGVAAIKVGIGPGRGCRTRLETAAGVPQLQAIHETWRAVGSRVPVIADGGVRNDKDIFLALVCGASSVMLGSLLSGTDEAPGHVIEDPATREKRKIYRGMTSPQAVFQALYDDVDPEEMDQALDQPAEGQEMQVPYRGGVRDVLHRIRGHLQSAVSYGGESSLEAVRLRVLADPERYLIPLSGASARESFDR